One stretch of Planococcus sp. PAMC 21323 DNA includes these proteins:
- the atpA gene encoding F0F1 ATP synthase subunit alpha: MSIKAEEISSLIKQQIENYQSEMKVDDVGTVITIGDGIARAHGLDNIMAGELVEFSTGAIGMAQNLEANNVGIIILGPYKDIKEGDEVRRTGRIMEVPVGNELIGRVVNPLGQPVDGLGPINTTKTRPIESPAQGVMARKSVHEPLQTGIKAIDALVPIGRGQRELIIGDRQTGKTSVAIDTILNQADQDMICIYVAIGQKESTVRNVVETFRKNGALDYTIVVTASASQPAPLLYLAPYAGITMAEEFMFEGKHVLIVYDDLTKQASAYRELSLLLRRPPGREAYPGDVFYLHSRLLERAAKLNETLGSGSITALPFVETQAGDIAAYIPTNVISITDGQIFLQSDLFFSGVRPAINAGLSVSRVGGSAQIKAMKKVAGTLRLDLAAFRELESFSQFGSDLDAATAAKLERGKRTVEVLKQDLNNPIKVEKQVVIFYALTRGFLDDIAIKDISRFEAELTSWLDLNHTEILDTIRTTQGLPADDAFAAAINEFKRTFAKSE, encoded by the coding sequence ATGAGCATCAAAGCTGAAGAAATCAGCAGTCTGATTAAACAACAGATTGAAAATTATCAATCAGAGATGAAAGTTGACGACGTTGGTACAGTAATCACTATTGGTGATGGTATCGCACGCGCTCATGGCCTCGACAACATCATGGCTGGAGAACTTGTAGAGTTCTCTACTGGTGCTATTGGTATGGCGCAAAACTTGGAAGCCAACAACGTTGGTATTATTATCCTTGGCCCGTACAAAGACATCAAAGAAGGCGATGAAGTACGTCGAACTGGCCGTATTATGGAAGTACCAGTAGGAAACGAACTTATTGGACGTGTAGTAAATCCACTTGGACAACCTGTTGACGGTCTTGGACCAATCAACACGACTAAAACTCGTCCAATCGAAAGCCCTGCACAAGGCGTTATGGCCCGTAAATCGGTTCATGAACCACTTCAAACAGGTATTAAAGCGATTGATGCACTTGTGCCAATCGGTCGCGGACAGCGCGAATTGATCATCGGTGACCGTCAGACAGGTAAAACTTCTGTTGCAATCGATACGATCTTAAACCAAGCTGACCAAGATATGATTTGTATCTATGTAGCTATCGGACAAAAAGAATCTACTGTACGTAACGTAGTAGAAACTTTCCGTAAAAATGGAGCGCTTGATTACACAATCGTTGTAACAGCTTCAGCTTCACAACCAGCTCCATTATTGTACTTGGCTCCTTATGCAGGTATCACTATGGCAGAAGAATTCATGTTTGAAGGCAAACATGTGTTGATCGTCTATGATGATTTAACAAAACAAGCATCTGCTTACCGCGAACTTTCATTATTACTTCGTCGTCCACCAGGCCGTGAAGCTTACCCAGGTGACGTTTTCTACTTGCACTCACGTTTATTAGAACGTGCTGCGAAATTAAACGAAACTCTTGGTTCAGGATCAATCACAGCATTGCCGTTCGTTGAAACGCAAGCTGGCGATATCGCTGCATATATTCCTACAAACGTTATCTCGATTACAGATGGTCAGATTTTCCTTCAGTCGGATCTATTCTTCTCGGGTGTACGCCCAGCAATCAATGCGGGTCTTTCTGTATCACGTGTTGGTGGTTCAGCTCAGATCAAAGCTATGAAAAAAGTTGCGGGTACATTGCGTCTTGACTTAGCGGCTTTCCGTGAACTTGAGTCATTCTCTCAGTTTGGTTCAGATCTTGATGCTGCCACTGCTGCGAAACTTGAGCGTGGGAAACGTACTGTTGAAGTCTTGAAACAAGATTTAAACAACCCAATCAAAGTTGAAAAACAAGTTGTTATTTTCTATGCGTTAACTCGAGGATTCCTTGATGATATCGCTATTAAAGACATTTCTCGTTTTGAAGCTGAATTGACAAGCTGGTTAGATCTAAACCACACAGAAATTTTGGATACTATTCGCACAACTCAAGGCTTACCTGCTGATGACGCATTTGCTGCAGCGATTAACGAATTCAAACGCACATTTGCTAAATCTGAGTAA
- a CDS encoding F0F1 ATP synthase subunit delta — MSQVAERYALALFQVAQKHESSLEIEQDLREVKKVFNMTPELYNLIVSPKLSADKRTNLIKEVFNGANSFVVNTLQLMAERKRLNEVGSMVDEFINLSNNAQGIEDAEVYSTRPLTEEERSSISSVFANKIGKQSLRIENIIDPSLLGGLRIQIGNRIYDSSVSTKLANLERQLIG, encoded by the coding sequence GTGAGTCAAGTTGCAGAACGATACGCTTTAGCATTGTTCCAAGTCGCTCAAAAGCATGAATCATCTTTGGAGATTGAACAAGATTTACGTGAAGTAAAAAAGGTCTTTAACATGACTCCAGAACTTTACAATTTGATTGTCTCTCCAAAACTTTCGGCTGATAAAAGAACAAACTTGATCAAAGAAGTGTTTAATGGGGCAAATTCATTTGTTGTAAACACACTTCAATTGATGGCAGAACGCAAACGCTTAAATGAAGTCGGCTCAATGGTAGACGAGTTTATTAATTTATCTAATAATGCACAAGGAATTGAAGATGCGGAAGTTTATTCGACACGTCCTTTGACTGAAGAAGAACGCTCATCAATTTCTTCTGTTTTCGCTAATAAAATTGGTAAACAATCTTTACGAATTGAAAACATTATCGATCCATCATTACTTGGCGGATTGCGTATTCAAATCGGAAACCGTATTTACGACAGCAGTGTGAGCACAAAATTAGCGAACCTGGAACGTCAATTAATCGGTTAA
- the atpF gene encoding F0F1 ATP synthase subunit B: protein MFFDHLVLGATGEFLNIGDILVTLVIFIGLMLLLKKFAWGPLMGIMQQREDLIKSEIETAENSRLESHKLLEEQRSLLKDARTQAQEIVENAKKQGEVSREEIITTARAESGRMKEAAVQEIANERDKAISAVREEVVALSLLAATKVLEKEISEEDNRQLINETIAKAGEVQ, encoded by the coding sequence GTGTTTTTTGATCACCTCGTACTCGGTGCAACCGGGGAGTTTTTGAATATTGGAGACATTCTCGTCACACTTGTCATCTTCATTGGGTTAATGTTGCTTTTAAAGAAATTCGCATGGGGTCCTTTGATGGGCATAATGCAGCAACGTGAAGATTTGATCAAGAGTGAAATTGAAACAGCTGAAAACAGCCGTCTAGAATCTCATAAATTGCTTGAAGAGCAGCGTAGCCTTCTTAAAGATGCGCGTACGCAAGCACAAGAAATCGTTGAGAACGCTAAAAAGCAAGGCGAAGTTTCGCGTGAGGAAATTATTACAACTGCGCGTGCTGAGTCTGGTCGTATGAAAGAAGCAGCAGTGCAAGAAATTGCTAACGAAAGAGATAAAGCTATTTCAGCTGTTCGTGAAGAAGTTGTGGCATTGTCACTACTTGCTGCTACGAAAGTGCTTGAAAAAGAAATCTCTGAGGAAGACAACCGTCAGTTGATTAACGAAACGATTGCGAAGGCAGGCGAAGTTCAGTGA
- the atpE gene encoding F0F1 ATP synthase subunit C, which translates to MGLLAAAIAVGLAALGAGIGNGLIVSKTVEGIARQPEARGVLQTTMFIGVALVEALPIIAVVIAFIVMNR; encoded by the coding sequence ATGGGTTTATTAGCAGCAGCAATTGCAGTAGGTTTAGCAGCACTAGGTGCAGGTATTGGTAACGGTCTTATCGTTTCAAAAACAGTTGAAGGTATCGCTCGTCAGCCAGAAGCTCGTGGCGTTCTACAAACAACAATGTTTATCGGTGTTGCATTGGTTGAGGCATTGCCAATCATCGCTGTAGTTATCGCGTTCATCGTAATGAACCGATAG
- the atpB gene encoding F0F1 ATP synthase subunit A, producing the protein MEHGAPMLKVFGIWFNLSNVMMLLVAALIVFLIAFFATRNLQLKPTGMQNFMEWIMDFVKGIIKSNMDWKDGGRFHVLGITLIMFIFVANMLGLPFAIVVNGDLWWKSPTADPTVAMTLAATVLILSHYYGIKLKGLKGYAGGYIKPMPFLFPLKIIEEFANTLTLGLRLYGNIYAGEILLTLLAGLASLSVFGFAAAILPMMLWQGFSIFIGAIQAFIFVMLTMVYLSHKVADDH; encoded by the coding sequence GTGGAACATGGCGCTCCTATGCTCAAGGTGTTCGGGATCTGGTTCAACCTATCAAACGTTATGATGCTACTTGTAGCCGCTCTTATCGTCTTCCTTATTGCTTTTTTCGCTACACGGAATTTGCAGCTTAAACCAACGGGCATGCAAAACTTCATGGAATGGATCATGGATTTCGTGAAAGGGATTATTAAGAGCAATATGGATTGGAAAGATGGTGGCCGATTCCATGTTCTTGGAATCACCTTAATTATGTTCATTTTTGTTGCGAACATGTTAGGTCTTCCATTTGCAATAGTTGTTAACGGAGATCTTTGGTGGAAATCACCAACAGCTGATCCAACAGTAGCAATGACTTTAGCCGCTACGGTACTCATCTTGAGTCATTATTATGGCATCAAGTTGAAAGGGTTAAAAGGATATGCCGGAGGCTATATAAAGCCAATGCCATTCTTATTCCCACTAAAGATTATTGAGGAATTCGCAAATACGTTGACACTCGGTCTACGTCTTTACGGAAACATCTATGCGGGAGAAATCTTGTTAACTTTGTTAGCGGGTCTCGCATCATTAAGTGTTTTTGGATTCGCAGCAGCTATCCTGCCAATGATGTTATGGCAAGGCTTCTCGATATTTATCGGGGCAATTCAAGCGTTCATTTTCGTTATGTTGACAATGGTTTATTTATCGCATAAAGTTGCCGACGACCATTGA
- a CDS encoding ATP synthase subunit I — protein MDGLREIYTRLKKMIIFILALYVIGWGFTSYQEVFAGLIIGTLFGIYNMWILVRRMEKFDRAVAEGSKVRSLGTALRFASGIAAVAIAILFAEHIHLVSAVIGLMVPYALLLTERIVYHVKHH, from the coding sequence ATGGATGGACTTAGGGAGATATACACAAGACTAAAAAAGATGATTATTTTCATCTTAGCGCTCTACGTTATTGGTTGGGGGTTTACCTCTTATCAAGAAGTGTTCGCGGGTCTCATAATCGGAACTTTGTTCGGCATTTATAACATGTGGATTCTTGTTCGTCGGATGGAGAAATTTGACCGTGCGGTGGCTGAAGGCTCGAAAGTTCGTTCGCTTGGAACGGCATTACGGTTTGCATCAGGTATTGCTGCTGTAGCGATTGCTATTTTATTCGCAGAGCACATTCACTTGGTCAGTGCAGTAATAGGGTTGATGGTCCCTTATGCTCTGTTGTTAACAGAGCGGATTGTTTATCACGTGAAACACCATTAA
- a CDS encoding AtpZ/AtpI family protein — protein MRPTKKPLQAMAIYSAILSQLVGSVLIGVFTGMWLDEKIGTAPFFMIICLFIGITAGVWAMLQTVRKFESGDK, from the coding sequence ATGCGCCCAACAAAAAAGCCCTTACAAGCGATGGCAATTTATAGTGCCATTCTGTCACAACTTGTCGGGTCTGTACTCATCGGGGTGTTCACGGGTATGTGGCTCGATGAAAAGATTGGAACCGCACCATTTTTCATGATCATCTGCCTATTCATAGGCATCACTGCCGGTGTTTGGGCAATGCTTCAGACCGTCCGCAAATTCGAATCAGGAGACAAGTAG